One Falsihalocynthiibacter arcticus DNA segment encodes these proteins:
- the addA gene encoding double-strand break repair helicase AddA, which translates to MMRRDQASERQVQAASPKDSTWLSANAGSGKTRVLTDRVARLLLDKVLPQHILCLTYTKAAASEMQNRLFARLGSWAMLETDELKADLKKLGFEGQVADAELKEARRLFARAIEAPGGLKIQTIHSFCASLLRRFPLEAGVSPQFVEMDDRAGNLLREEVVDEMVLAGDQWAVDGVAALLTDQDLTKFTSEISKYAASFPPNPDADSIWARFELTEGFSLLDLEERTFLPDDGALLTSLMPYLEAGSTNDQKAHARLCSLDFTNLSTADLATLEGLFLTGAGAKEPFSAKIDAFPTKAVQAKFSDSMDRLNNFMMRIEDARDIKNRLYAARKTLALQEFAAAFLPRYQKKKLWRGWLDFDDLILKARDLLTDPLVAQWVLYRLDGGIDHILVDEAQDTSPAQWSVIENLAQEFTSGAGARSDQTRTIFVVGDKKQSIYSFQGADPSEFDRMQKHFAARLTQIGVGLQSLQLEHSFRSSSSVLSVVDHSFSARQGHGVGGEMTHIAFKDAMPGRVDHWPIIESVSDEDDRHWADPVDRLSQNHHNVQLARMIAGEIRRMIDENVTIPQEIGNSGTYAQRPVTEGDFLILVQGRSGIFPEIIQACKAEKLAIAGADRFRIGASLAVKDITALLSFLATSEDDLSLAAILRSPLFGWSEQDLYDLAQKRTQKYLWRALQERKKEFPETVATLEDLRDSADFLRPYELIERCLTDHKGRINLVARLGAEAEDGIDALLSQALSFEQMEIPSLTGFLTWLQSEEVEIKRQMDSASDQIRVMTVHGAKGLEAPIVILPDTHARANVVKSELIPLEDGLVTWKMRATEMPPNMADAIDTKKELQAQEKMRLLYVAMTRAEKWLITCGAGKLNKDGLAWHQLIEEGMKQAGAVTYTFPSGMGLRYQSLSWEELPQLPSKQASEMHSPIKPNWAITPAPAPIKDVKPLSPSDLGGAKALAGPSGLSEEEAKERGTLIHLLLEYLPEISEDEWPARAEILVGEMFTELLPEAAQCLKHPDLAFLFSGNALSEVNIFATLPELAQGNYTTAEISGSVDRLVIDETEIHVIDFKSNAVVPASADDVPEGLMRQMGAYCSALSQIYPNHTLRPAILWTKTATLMPLSHAKVTDALARVNMP; encoded by the coding sequence ATGATGCGCCGTGATCAAGCCTCAGAACGCCAAGTCCAAGCGGCCAGCCCCAAAGATTCAACATGGCTCTCGGCGAACGCAGGGTCCGGGAAAACCCGTGTGCTGACGGATCGCGTTGCGCGCTTATTGCTCGATAAAGTGCTTCCTCAACATATTTTGTGCCTGACCTATACCAAGGCCGCCGCCAGCGAAATGCAGAACCGATTGTTTGCCCGTTTGGGAAGTTGGGCCATGTTAGAGACGGATGAGCTAAAGGCCGACCTCAAAAAGCTTGGGTTCGAGGGGCAGGTAGCCGACGCCGAGTTGAAAGAGGCCCGTCGCCTTTTTGCCCGTGCAATCGAGGCTCCCGGTGGGTTGAAAATCCAAACCATCCACTCATTTTGTGCCTCTTTGCTGCGCCGTTTCCCTCTTGAGGCAGGTGTTTCGCCCCAGTTTGTCGAAATGGATGATCGGGCAGGCAACCTTCTGCGGGAGGAAGTAGTCGATGAAATGGTACTTGCAGGTGACCAATGGGCCGTTGATGGCGTCGCTGCATTGCTGACGGATCAAGATTTGACCAAGTTCACTTCCGAAATCTCCAAGTATGCAGCCAGTTTTCCCCCCAATCCAGACGCTGATAGTATCTGGGCGCGATTTGAATTGACCGAAGGGTTTTCGCTGCTCGACCTCGAAGAACGCACGTTTTTGCCGGATGACGGTGCTCTTTTAACGAGTTTGATGCCCTACTTGGAGGCTGGATCGACCAACGACCAGAAAGCGCACGCGCGTTTGTGCAGCTTAGATTTCACCAATCTTTCCACCGCAGACCTCGCGACGCTAGAAGGTCTTTTCTTGACTGGAGCGGGCGCAAAGGAGCCCTTCTCTGCAAAAATAGATGCTTTTCCTACCAAGGCCGTGCAAGCGAAATTTAGTGACAGCATGGATCGCTTGAATAACTTCATGATGCGCATCGAGGATGCGCGCGACATTAAAAACAGGCTCTATGCCGCGCGAAAAACCCTCGCGCTTCAGGAATTTGCCGCCGCATTTTTACCCCGATATCAGAAAAAGAAACTCTGGCGGGGTTGGTTGGATTTTGACGATCTCATTCTAAAAGCACGCGATCTTTTGACCGATCCTTTGGTCGCGCAATGGGTCTTGTATCGTTTGGACGGCGGAATTGACCACATTTTGGTGGACGAGGCCCAAGACACCAGCCCCGCGCAATGGAGCGTTATTGAAAACCTTGCCCAAGAATTCACCAGCGGTGCAGGCGCGCGTTCAGACCAAACGCGTACAATTTTCGTGGTTGGCGACAAAAAACAGTCAATTTATTCGTTCCAAGGTGCCGATCCGTCCGAATTTGACCGCATGCAAAAGCACTTCGCCGCGCGCTTGACCCAAATTGGCGTGGGCCTCCAGAGTTTGCAATTGGAACACTCCTTTCGGTCGTCCAGTTCCGTTCTTTCTGTTGTGGACCACAGTTTTTCGGCGCGCCAAGGGCACGGCGTGGGTGGCGAAATGACCCATATCGCCTTTAAGGACGCGATGCCGGGCCGGGTAGATCACTGGCCGATCATTGAGAGTGTTTCGGACGAGGATGATCGCCATTGGGCCGACCCCGTTGATCGTCTTTCTCAAAATCACCACAATGTTCAACTCGCGCGGATGATCGCAGGTGAAATTCGCCGGATGATCGATGAAAACGTCACTATTCCGCAAGAAATCGGCAATTCAGGCACCTATGCGCAACGCCCTGTTACCGAGGGCGATTTCCTCATTTTAGTGCAGGGTCGGAGCGGTATTTTTCCGGAAATCATCCAAGCCTGTAAGGCTGAAAAGCTGGCAATTGCGGGGGCGGACAGGTTTCGGATTGGCGCAAGCCTTGCCGTGAAGGACATCACCGCGCTTCTATCCTTCCTTGCCACGTCCGAGGATGACCTCTCGCTCGCCGCGATTTTGCGCTCGCCGCTCTTTGGTTGGAGCGAACAAGATTTGTATGACCTAGCTCAGAAACGGACGCAAAAGTATCTCTGGCGCGCGCTTCAGGAACGTAAAAAGGAATTTCCCGAAACCGTCGCCACACTCGAAGACCTCCGCGATTCAGCCGATTTCCTTCGCCCCTATGAACTTATTGAACGCTGTTTGACCGATCATAAAGGCCGCATAAATCTGGTTGCCCGCCTTGGGGCAGAAGCCGAGGATGGCATTGATGCGCTTTTAAGTCAGGCGTTGAGTTTTGAGCAGATGGAAATCCCGAGTCTTACGGGTTTCCTCACGTGGCTTCAATCTGAGGAGGTTGAAATCAAACGGCAAATGGACAGCGCAAGCGACCAGATCAGGGTGATGACTGTGCACGGGGCGAAGGGGCTTGAGGCACCAATCGTTATCCTTCCAGACACACATGCGCGTGCAAATGTTGTTAAATCGGAGCTTATCCCGCTTGAGGATGGGTTGGTGACATGGAAAATGCGGGCCACCGAAATGCCGCCTAATATGGCCGATGCCATCGACACGAAGAAGGAACTTCAAGCGCAAGAAAAAATGCGCCTTTTGTATGTGGCGATGACGCGGGCCGAAAAATGGCTCATCACCTGCGGCGCTGGTAAGCTGAACAAAGACGGCCTAGCTTGGCACCAATTGATCGAAGAAGGCATGAAACAGGCGGGAGCGGTGACATATACGTTCCCGTCAGGGATGGGACTCCGATATCAGAGCCTATCTTGGGAGGAACTGCCGCAATTGCCATCTAAACAAGCTTCGGAAATGCACTCTCCAATCAAGCCTAACTGGGCAATTACTCCCGCACCCGCGCCCATAAAAGATGTCAAACCGCTCTCGCCATCAGACCTAGGCGGCGCAAAGGCGCTCGCTGGGCCAAGCGGGTTGAGTGAAGAAGAAGCCAAGGAACGGGGAACGTTGATTCACCTCTTGTTGGAGTACCTTCCTGAGATTTCAGAGGATGAGTGGCCCGCACGGGCGGAAATTTTGGTTGGTGAGATGTTTACTGAGTTACTGCCTGAGGCCGCGCAATGCTTAAAACACCCTGATTTGGCGTTTCTATTCTCGGGCAACGCTCTTTCGGAGGTGAATATATTTGCCACCCTACCCGAATTGGCACAGGGCAATTATACGACGGCGGAGATCTCGGGCTCAGTCGACAGACTGGTGATTGATGAAACTGAAATCCACGTGATCGATTTCAAATCCAACGCCGTCGTTCCTGCATCGGCTGATGACGTGCCCGAGGGATTGATGCGCCAAATGGGCGCCTACTGTTCCGCCCTAAGCCAGATTTATCCGAACCACACACTCCGACCCGCGATTTTGTGGACTAAAACCGCAACCCTCATGCCGCTCAGTCACGCGAAGGTGACAGATGCCCTTGCGCGTGTGAACATGCCTTGA
- the addB gene encoding double-strand break repair protein AddB: MFKPNIYGIAPGCDFPAVLVHGLLDRYHDKPPEELARVQLVVNTERMKRRVDSLFAAQGALLCPKIGLVTDLAFGAAAGIEKAVSPLRRRLELTQLIAQLLDQQPDLAARDALYDLADSLANLMDEMHGEGVEPSRISSLDVSDQSGHWARSLEFIGIVDRYFDNTTEPLDKEARQRLVIEALISSWQDHPPKNPIILAGSTGSRGATHKLMRAIAELPNGAVVLPGFDFDMPAEVWSGLDDALTAEDHPQYRFHHLLQSFEVTSDSVSQWSPSPAPSPERNALISLALRPAPVTDQWMSEGKHLPSLASACENVTLVEASSSREEAGAIALRLREAVEKGQKAALITPDRVLTRQVTAALSQWKIEPDDSAGTPLALSAPGRFLRHISALMGQQLTSEALLTLLKHPLTNTGSGQRGAHLKLTRELELKLRRFGPPHPHADDLQLWASTLKGDENANLWVEWIIGCLFELSTVGTRSLSEQLVFHLAIAERLANGPAPQHQSKLWLKKAGESALQTVEALKSEAGYGGDFAPRDYVDLFRSVLDKEVVRDPIQPHPNIMIWGTLEARVQGADLVILAGLNEGVWPESPKPDPWLNRKMRADAGLLLPERRIGLSAHDFQQAICAPEVWITRSIRSAESETVPSRWVNRLVNLLDGLPKTGGKEALDQMRRRGNTYLALFKALETPEIRIESAKRPCPQPPIHARPKKLSVTQIKTLIRDPYAVYARHVLRLKPLDPLRQVASAPLRGTVLHSIFEAVVRDIPLSKLNTASLMAVADTILEAEVPWPAAQRIWRGKLGRLAEWFVATEHDRQSKAAPTYFEKRGELRLDRLDFTLSGIADRIDVAPDGRAVIYDYKTTPPTAKVEHLFDKQLLLEATMLERGAFLGVAENSVQRASYIGIGSSPEERDAKLEETSTTDIWAELHTLIESYFAPDQGYTSRRATSVVAHYGDYDHLARFGEWEESDTPNREVVS; this comes from the coding sequence ATGTTTAAGCCGAACATCTATGGCATCGCCCCAGGATGTGATTTCCCAGCGGTACTGGTTCATGGCCTTCTGGACCGATATCACGACAAGCCCCCAGAAGAGCTAGCGCGGGTCCAGTTGGTCGTCAATACCGAGCGGATGAAGCGGCGGGTTGACAGCCTTTTTGCTGCTCAAGGTGCACTTCTATGTCCAAAAATCGGCCTCGTTACGGACCTCGCGTTTGGGGCTGCGGCGGGTATAGAAAAGGCGGTTTCGCCCCTGAGAAGGCGGCTCGAACTCACCCAGCTCATCGCCCAACTCCTTGATCAGCAACCAGACCTTGCCGCGCGCGATGCTCTCTATGACCTCGCTGACAGTTTGGCGAATTTGATGGATGAAATGCATGGTGAAGGCGTGGAACCCTCCCGCATTTCGTCCCTTGATGTGTCTGATCAATCGGGGCATTGGGCGCGTTCCCTTGAATTTATTGGTATCGTTGACCGGTATTTCGACAACACCACCGAACCACTGGACAAAGAAGCGCGCCAACGCCTCGTTATCGAAGCGCTTATTTCTTCATGGCAAGATCATCCGCCCAAAAACCCCATTATTCTTGCGGGATCAACGGGATCGCGCGGGGCAACCCATAAGTTAATGCGCGCGATTGCGGAGCTTCCCAACGGCGCGGTTGTGCTTCCGGGGTTTGATTTTGACATGCCCGCCGAGGTTTGGTCCGGGCTCGATGACGCCCTAACAGCAGAGGATCATCCGCAATATCGGTTTCACCATTTGTTGCAGTCGTTTGAAGTGACCAGCGACAGTGTTTCACAGTGGAGCCCATCACCCGCTCCAAGCCCAGAACGCAATGCACTCATTTCACTTGCTCTGCGTCCCGCCCCCGTAACCGACCAGTGGATGTCTGAAGGCAAGCATCTACCAAGCCTCGCGTCAGCCTGCGAAAACGTCACTTTGGTCGAAGCCTCCTCGTCCCGCGAGGAGGCGGGAGCTATTGCGCTTAGGTTGAGAGAAGCTGTTGAGAAGGGCCAGAAAGCGGCTCTAATAACGCCTGATCGTGTGTTGACGCGACAAGTGACCGCCGCCCTTTCGCAGTGGAAAATTGAACCCGACGATAGCGCGGGCACGCCACTTGCTCTTTCCGCTCCCGGTCGGTTTTTACGCCATATTTCCGCACTAATGGGGCAGCAATTGACATCAGAGGCTCTCCTCACCTTGCTAAAACACCCGCTGACAAACACGGGAAGTGGGCAACGGGGCGCGCACCTCAAATTGACACGCGAACTTGAACTCAAGCTGCGCAGATTTGGCCCGCCCCACCCGCACGCGGATGACCTTCAACTGTGGGCCTCCACGCTGAAGGGCGACGAAAACGCGAACCTCTGGGTCGAGTGGATCATAGGATGTTTATTTGAACTTTCGACCGTTGGAACGCGGAGTCTTTCGGAGCAGTTAGTTTTTCATTTGGCTATCGCCGAAAGGCTCGCAAACGGCCCCGCCCCACAGCATCAAAGCAAGTTGTGGTTGAAAAAAGCTGGTGAAAGCGCGCTCCAAACCGTTGAAGCATTGAAGTCTGAAGCGGGCTATGGCGGCGATTTTGCGCCCAGAGATTACGTCGACCTATTTCGATCTGTTTTGGACAAAGAGGTGGTTCGCGATCCGATTCAACCCCATCCAAACATTATGATATGGGGAACACTTGAGGCCCGCGTTCAGGGCGCTGATCTGGTTATTCTTGCAGGCTTGAACGAAGGCGTGTGGCCGGAATCACCAAAACCCGATCCGTGGTTGAACCGAAAAATGCGTGCCGATGCGGGTCTATTGTTGCCCGAACGGCGGATCGGGCTCTCGGCTCATGATTTCCAACAGGCGATTTGCGCACCAGAGGTGTGGATTACGCGCTCCATTCGCAGCGCAGAAAGTGAGACGGTTCCGTCGCGCTGGGTGAATAGACTCGTGAACCTTTTGGACGGTTTGCCAAAAACTGGTGGCAAAGAAGCCCTTGATCAAATGCGACGTCGTGGGAATACCTATTTGGCCCTTTTCAAAGCACTTGAGACACCAGAAATCCGGATTGAAAGCGCGAAGCGGCCCTGCCCGCAACCACCAATCCATGCGCGGCCCAAAAAGCTTTCCGTAACCCAGATCAAGACACTTATTCGCGATCCCTATGCCGTTTATGCGCGCCACGTATTGCGGCTCAAGCCCCTTGACCCCTTGCGGCAAGTGGCGAGTGCGCCATTACGAGGAACGGTCCTGCATAGTATTTTCGAGGCAGTTGTGCGCGACATCCCCCTATCGAAACTCAATACCGCCTCCCTTATGGCGGTGGCGGACACAATCCTAGAAGCTGAGGTTCCTTGGCCCGCCGCGCAACGTATATGGCGGGGAAAATTGGGACGCTTGGCCGAGTGGTTTGTCGCAACGGAGCACGATAGACAAAGCAAAGCCGCGCCAACTTATTTTGAAAAACGGGGCGAACTGAGGCTGGATAGGCTCGATTTTACCCTTTCAGGCATTGCTGATCGCATCGATGTTGCTCCCGATGGGCGCGCTGTGATCTACGACTATAAGACGACGCCGCCCACTGCAAAAGTGGAACACTTGTTCGACAAGCAACTCTTGCTTGAGGCGACAATGCTTGAGCGCGGTGCCTTCCTTGGCGTTGCGGAAAACAGTGTTCAACGCGCAAGTTACATTGGCATCGGCTCATCCCCTGAAGAACGCGATGCGAAACTCGAGGAAACCTCTACGACCGACATTTGGGCGGAGTTGCACACATTGATTGAAAGCTATTTCGCACCCGACCAAGGTTATACCTCGCGTCGCGCTACAAGTGTGGTGGCCCACTATGGCGATTACGACCACCTTGCGCGTTTTGGCGAGTGGGAAGAAAGTGACACCCCCAACCGTGAGGTGGTATCATGA
- a CDS encoding PAS-domain containing protein: MVFLFDDEKLVDATTRARALLNSRPQGSSEWRQFCVLAQTRFPDLPLEMAELASEGSLTIQASDPADFAEIRAEWWNGVARIELVEDATASTETVVDPHSMNAMKRELETLRKTAEMSPYYVWQQTVDGVITWANSSYFTLSQEFDGSAEKPVQTWPPSRLFQSVSLAQGSPEGRAHRVSVKFPEETNGRWYEVFSTTIGDESLHFATSADGVVRAETALRDFVQTLTKTFAHLPTGLAIFDKKRQLALFNPALTDLTGLQPMFLSLRPTLVSFLDKLREGQVIPEPKNYKGWRAQISALEAAAVDGTYSETWTLPSGQTYRVTGRPHPDGAVAFLFEDISAEVSLTRRFRRELEIGQAVLDSFREAIAVFASDGMLTMSNSTYTSLWGVDPGTTLGEMSVVDAMAHWRTKCEDSALWSSIQSYIATNGSREEKSFKLRLLEGGNLTCRLAPVAGGGTLIAFAVISSPALTPLEPIEPKALDTEEVLHTDGASKPKDPLLFKIEA; this comes from the coding sequence TTGGTTTTCCTCTTCGACGACGAAAAATTGGTCGATGCCACGACGCGCGCCCGCGCCTTGTTAAATTCCCGCCCGCAAGGGTCGTCAGAATGGCGCCAATTTTGCGTTCTCGCCCAGACCCGCTTCCCGGATTTGCCCCTCGAAATGGCAGAACTGGCGAGTGAGGGTTCCCTCACAATCCAAGCGAGCGATCCCGCCGACTTTGCCGAAATCCGTGCTGAATGGTGGAACGGAGTGGCCCGAATTGAGCTGGTCGAAGACGCAACCGCCAGCACTGAAACGGTAGTTGACCCTCACAGTATGAATGCCATGAAGCGAGAGTTGGAGACTTTGCGTAAGACGGCCGAGATGTCCCCGTATTACGTCTGGCAGCAGACAGTCGACGGCGTGATTACATGGGCTAATTCGAGTTACTTCACCCTGTCGCAAGAATTTGATGGCAGTGCAGAGAAGCCCGTTCAAACATGGCCGCCCTCGCGTCTCTTCCAATCTGTCTCACTCGCCCAAGGCTCGCCTGAAGGACGGGCACATCGTGTTTCAGTGAAATTCCCCGAAGAGACAAATGGTCGTTGGTATGAAGTTTTCAGCACAACTATTGGCGACGAGTCATTGCATTTTGCAACGAGTGCCGACGGGGTTGTTCGCGCCGAAACCGCTTTGCGGGATTTCGTTCAAACGCTGACAAAAACGTTTGCTCACCTCCCGACCGGATTGGCCATTTTCGATAAAAAACGTCAACTCGCGCTCTTTAACCCTGCCCTCACCGACCTCACAGGCCTTCAGCCTATGTTTTTATCCCTTCGTCCAACGCTGGTTAGTTTTTTGGATAAATTACGCGAAGGGCAAGTGATCCCCGAACCCAAGAACTACAAAGGCTGGCGCGCTCAAATATCCGCACTTGAGGCCGCTGCAGTCGATGGCACCTACTCCGAGACTTGGACGCTCCCGTCGGGCCAAACATATCGCGTAACGGGCCGCCCTCATCCGGATGGGGCTGTCGCGTTTCTTTTTGAGGATATTTCCGCAGAAGTGTCTCTCACACGGCGGTTTAGGCGAGAACTTGAGATCGGACAGGCCGTTCTCGACAGCTTCCGCGAGGCGATTGCAGTTTTTGCATCTGACGGAATGCTCACGATGTCAAACTCTACATACACATCCCTTTGGGGTGTCGACCCAGGAACCACTCTCGGCGAAATGAGTGTGGTTGACGCAATGGCGCACTGGCGCACCAAATGTGAGGACAGCGCATTGTGGTCGTCCATTCAAAGCTACATCGCAACAAATGGATCTCGCGAAGAAAAGAGCTTCAAACTTCGCTTGTTGGAAGGCGGTAATTTGACCTGCCGACTTGCTCCTGTCGCTGGTGGAGGAACCCTTATCGCATTTGCGGTAATAAGCAGCCCTGCACTTACCCCTTTGGAACCCATCGAGCCCAAAGCTCTCGACACGGAGGAGGTCCTACACACGGATGGAGCTTCAAAACCAAAGGATCCACTTCTTTTCAAAATCGAAGCATGA
- the trxA gene encoding thioredoxin: MATVAVTDQTFDAEVRQSTVPVVVDFWAEWCGPCKQIGPALEELSAEYGDKIKVVKVNVDENPQSPGQMGVRGIPALFLFKNGEVFSNKVGAAPKAALKSWIDEAL; encoded by the coding sequence ATGGCTACAGTTGCCGTAACCGACCAAACTTTTGACGCCGAAGTCCGCCAGTCTACCGTCCCTGTTGTTGTAGATTTTTGGGCGGAATGGTGTGGTCCATGTAAACAAATCGGCCCTGCTCTTGAGGAGCTTTCCGCCGAATACGGCGACAAAATCAAAGTCGTTAAAGTAAATGTCGATGAAAACCCACAGTCCCCCGGTCAAATGGGCGTGCGCGGGATTCCGGCATTGTTCCTGTTTAAAAACGGCGAAGTTTTCTCCAACAAAGTTGGCGCTGCCCCTAAAGCAGCATTGAAGAGCTGGATTGACGAAGCACTTTAA
- the tsaE gene encoding tRNA (adenosine(37)-N6)-threonylcarbamoyltransferase complex ATPase subunit type 1 TsaE, whose translation MLPFSHQISLSSPEETEAFANRLAPHLTYGDTILLEGPIGSGKSLFSRSLILSILPHPEDIPSPTFTLVQVYDGPKFQIWHCDLYRLTHPDEAWELGLEEAFDSSLCLIEWPDRLAGQEPKDALHITFVPENGEVRLLKFQSHSARWNLLTEVLNA comes from the coding sequence ATGTTACCGTTTTCACATCAAATTTCACTTTCCTCTCCTGAGGAGACAGAGGCGTTCGCCAACCGTCTAGCGCCGCATCTTACGTATGGGGACACAATTCTTCTTGAAGGGCCTATTGGGTCTGGGAAAAGCCTGTTCAGTCGATCCCTCATTCTGTCAATTCTACCCCATCCCGAAGACATTCCCTCTCCAACCTTTACACTTGTTCAGGTTTACGACGGGCCTAAGTTTCAGATCTGGCACTGTGATTTGTATCGCCTAACTCATCCCGACGAGGCATGGGAACTTGGTCTGGAAGAGGCATTCGACTCCTCGCTTTGTTTGATAGAGTGGCCAGATAGGCTCGCGGGGCAAGAACCCAAAGACGCCCTGCACATCACTTTTGTTCCCGAAAACGGTGAAGTTCGCCTTCTGAAGTTTCAATCTCATTCGGCGCGTTGGAACCTTCTGACAGAGGTCTTGAATGCCTGA
- the hslV gene encoding ATP-dependent protease subunit HslV, with the protein MSDDQFPGWHGTTIIGVKKDGKVVIAGDGQVSLGPTVIKGTARKVRRLSPGGHDVVAGFAGSTADAFTLLERLEAKLEATPGQLARASVELAKDWRTDKYLQKLEAMLIVTDGTDILVITGAGDVLEPEHNVAAIGSGGNFALAAARALMDSDLDAEAIARKAMSIAADICVYTNGKLTVETIEAV; encoded by the coding sequence ATGTCAGACGATCAATTTCCAGGGTGGCACGGCACCACAATCATCGGTGTGAAAAAAGACGGTAAAGTTGTGATTGCGGGGGATGGACAAGTCAGTCTTGGGCCCACAGTTATCAAAGGGACTGCGCGCAAAGTGCGGCGTTTGTCGCCCGGCGGCCATGACGTTGTGGCTGGATTTGCTGGCTCTACGGCGGACGCGTTTACGCTTCTTGAACGGCTTGAGGCCAAACTCGAAGCAACCCCCGGACAATTGGCGCGTGCCAGTGTGGAATTGGCCAAGGATTGGCGCACCGACAAGTACCTACAGAAACTCGAAGCGATGCTAATCGTGACGGATGGTACCGATATTTTGGTTATCACGGGCGCGGGCGATGTTTTGGAGCCAGAACATAACGTAGCCGCCATTGGATCAGGTGGAAACTTTGCGCTCGCGGCTGCGCGAGCCTTGATGGATTCTGATCTGGACGCCGAAGCGATTGCGCGCAAGGCGATGTCTATCGCCGCCGATATTTGTGTTTATACCAACGGTAAGTTGACCGTTGAAACCATCGAAGCTGTATAA
- a CDS encoding nucleotidyltransferase family protein — MPKSIMIFTAGKGTRMLPLTETLPKPMILVNGKPLADYAFALAQDENLQTVMNLHYLPDSIVQHFGPKGVQFSNEKSQLLETGGGLRKALPILQNAPVFTLNSDAIWSGPNPLTLLRKAWNPTQMDALLMLVPLTQSLGHHGSGDFSADQNGQLTRGGALLYTGAQIIKTERLAEISESAFSLNLYWNLLMQSGRVFGVTYSGKWCDVGQPSSVPIAESLLNRAHDV; from the coding sequence ATGCCTAAATCGATCATGATTTTCACGGCTGGCAAGGGCACACGCATGTTGCCCTTAACGGAAACCCTTCCAAAACCGATGATTTTGGTGAACGGCAAACCACTCGCCGACTATGCTTTTGCACTCGCGCAGGATGAAAACCTTCAAACCGTGATGAACCTTCATTACCTTCCAGACAGTATCGTCCAACATTTCGGACCCAAAGGTGTTCAGTTCTCGAACGAAAAATCCCAACTTCTTGAGACAGGTGGCGGCCTGCGCAAAGCCCTTCCTATTTTACAGAACGCCCCCGTTTTTACCCTTAATTCTGACGCCATTTGGTCCGGCCCCAACCCGCTGACCCTGTTGCGAAAGGCTTGGAATCCTACCCAAATGGACGCGTTATTGATGCTCGTTCCCTTAACTCAATCCTTGGGGCACCACGGAAGTGGAGATTTTTCGGCCGATCAAAATGGGCAACTAACGCGCGGTGGCGCCCTCCTTTATACGGGCGCACAGATCATCAAAACAGAACGCCTTGCGGAAATTTCAGAGTCCGCATTTTCACTAAACCTATATTGGAATCTGCTCATGCAAAGCGGCCGCGTTTTTGGCGTTACTTATTCAGGGAAATGGTGTGACGTCGGGCAACCCTCGAGTGTGCCTATCGCCGAATCCCTCCTGAATCGTGCCCACGATGTTTAA
- a CDS encoding aminoglycoside phosphotransferase family protein, producing MPDRFAQLLFSPSGVTVTPLAGDASGRRYARWRHPAFGSMIHMDARNDRPDGVADFIKIDIHLRSLGLSAPVILAQSEDELLLEDLGDDLFANILLRKPTMETDLYIGAANLLLEIQKAPAPKNLPTLDPATMAKAISPAFEAYLLGATGKENPSAQSAISLELERVLVKSNSKEPKLLLRDFHAENLLWLPDRFGVARVGVLDFQDAHVGHSCYDLASLLEDARRDVSETTRKFVLDHFLDHSKLDPGIFLEGFCAQAAQRNLRIVGVLAHLSLNKGKRRYLEFLPRVWGHLMRDLEHPNLTNLKAILMETLPPPSPEVLCRLEGPDA from the coding sequence ATGCCTGATCGCTTTGCACAGCTCCTCTTTAGCCCAAGTGGTGTGACCGTAACGCCTCTCGCGGGTGATGCATCCGGTCGCAGATATGCGCGCTGGCGCCACCCTGCATTTGGCAGCATGATCCACATGGACGCCCGCAATGATCGGCCTGACGGCGTTGCGGACTTTATCAAAATTGATATTCATTTGCGAAGCCTCGGCCTCTCTGCACCTGTTATTTTGGCGCAATCTGAGGACGAGTTACTCCTTGAAGACCTCGGCGACGATCTCTTTGCCAATATTTTGTTGCGAAAACCAACGATGGAGACCGACCTTTACATTGGCGCTGCAAACCTTCTCCTCGAAATTCAGAAAGCGCCGGCGCCAAAAAATCTACCAACGCTTGACCCAGCAACCATGGCAAAGGCCATTTCTCCGGCTTTTGAGGCCTATCTCTTGGGCGCGACCGGAAAGGAAAATCCGAGTGCTCAAAGCGCGATATCCCTCGAATTAGAGCGCGTATTGGTTAAGTCTAATTCAAAAGAACCCAAGCTTTTGTTGCGTGATTTCCACGCAGAAAACCTGCTTTGGCTTCCAGATCGCTTTGGCGTTGCCCGCGTTGGTGTTTTGGATTTTCAGGACGCACACGTGGGACACTCGTGCTATGATCTCGCATCTTTGTTGGAAGACGCGCGCCGCGATGTGAGCGAGACGACCCGCAAATTCGTTCTCGACCATTTTCTCGACCATTCAAAGCTTGATCCAGGCATTTTCCTTGAGGGATTTTGTGCTCAAGCCGCGCAAAGGAACCTACGTATTGTGGGTGTTCTGGCGCATCTGTCACTTAACAAAGGAAAGCGGCGATATCTAGAGTTTTTACCCCGTGTCTGGGGCCATTTGATGCGTGATCTAGAGCACCCAAACCTTACCAATTTGAAGGCGATCCTCATGGAGACCTTGCCGCCGCCATCGCCGGAGGTGCTTTGCCGTCTGGAGGGCCCAGATGCCTAA